One Rosa chinensis cultivar Old Blush chromosome 3, RchiOBHm-V2, whole genome shotgun sequence DNA window includes the following coding sequences:
- the LOC112192085 gene encoding receptor-like protein kinase FERONIA — translation MKPVLIPLYLSVFQYIIVQLLAGQSLPIYTPTDNITLNCGSSGDNVSDYDSRNWSGDINSKLFPIEVGRASKALKALPSSSSRGTVRHSQVPYTTARLSYSEFTYPFPVSPGQKFIRLYFYPASYSAEFSLSESLFSLKVGAFTLLKDFNASANADADRSETVLKEFCTNVEREQQILNITFTPSKEAYAFINGIEIWSMPTNLYYSTANSLSSRNSYPVKNSTALQMLYRINVGGSIVSPKEDTGLYRTWDATDLLYLDDQSTRLSVLQQNRNVELKFIKIPEYIAPKVVYRTGRSMGMNKTINENYNLTWLFPVDSNFSYLIRLHFCEFESEITKSGNRTFKIYIANQTAEQGADIIQWSGGNGIPIYRDYILLMSDPGSQKRVNLSIALQVSPLDWLSRYTDALMNGIEIFKLFNPDGNNVPLKRNPPPEETPKQQTSHYKMTTQVQIIIAAVVSSILVFLVLGFLVIKRRWKAKDTNSSHRITRSTMIPESPLPSYLCRYFSLAEIKAATKNFNDTFIIGAGGFGNVYKGCIEGGVTPVAIKRLKPESSQGAHEFKTEIEMLSQLRHRHLVSLIGYCADKGEMILVYEYMSRGTLRDHLYHNNKPPLSWKQRLQICIGTARGLQYLHSGAKGTIIHRDVKSTNILLDDKWVAKVSDFGLSKGTTNMSKTHISTVVKGSFGYLDPEYYRRQRLTEKSDVYSLGVVLFEVLCARPAVMQAEELKQVSLAEWAKSCHQNGEIDQIIDPSLRGKIPAECLNKFTEIAISCMHDNGTERPSMTDVVRELELALQLQQCAEGNINCTERIVETEPSSSEQRHATNDSIKCISATIFSEINNPSGR, via the coding sequence ATGAAGCCAGTTCTCATCCCTCTCTACCTTTCTGTGTTTCAGTACATCATCGTCCAACTGCTGGCCGGTCAGTCGCTACCTATATACACTCCTACTGATAATATCACCCTTAACTGTGGCTCATCCGGTGACAATGTCAGTGACTATGATTCTCGAAATTGGAGTGGAGATATCAACTCAAAGCTTTTCCCTATAGAAGTTGGTCGCGCATCCAAAGCTTTGAAAGCACTACCATCGTCCTCCTCGAGAGGTACCGTACGCCACAGCCAAGTACCGTACACCACAGCAAGGCTTTCTTACTCGGAATTCACTTATCCATTTCCCGTCAGTCCGGGCCAGAAGTTCATTCGCTTATACTTCTACCCAGCTTCATACAGCGCCGAGTTCTCCCTCTCTgagtctcttttctctctcaaagTCGGTGCCTTCACTCTTCTCAAAGACTTTAACGCTTCTGCAAATGCCGATGCCGATCGATCTGAGACGGTACTCAAAGAATTTTGTACAAACGTTGAGCGAGAACAACAGATCCTTAACATCACATTCACTCCCAGCAAAGAAGCATATGCTTTCATCAACGGGATTGAAATATGGTCGATGCCAACAAATCTTTATTACTCTACTGCTAACTCTCTCAGCAGCAGAAACTCATATCCAGTCAAAAACAGCACAGCTCTACAGATGCTATACCGAATCAATGTTGGCGGAAGCATAGTTTCGCCCAAGGAAGACACCGGCTTGTACCGGACTTGGGATGCCACAGACCTCCTTTATTTGGATGATCAAAGTACAAGACTCAGTGTTCTTCAACAGAACAGGAATGTTGAACTCAAATTTATCAAAATACCAGAGTACATAGCCCCAAAAGTAGTTTACCGAACAGGTCGGTCAATGGGGATGAACAAAACCATCAACGAGAATTACAACCTCACCTGGTTATTTCCGGTAGACTCTAACTTCTCCTACCTGATTAGATTGCATTTTTGTGAGTTTGAGTCTGAAATTACCAAGAGCGGAAACCGGACGTTTAAAATTTACATAGCCAATCAAACTGCTGAACAAGGAGCAGACATAATTCAATGGAGTGGTGGAAATGGGATACCGATATACAGAGACTACATCTTGCTCATGTCTGACCCTGGAAGCCAGAAGAGAGTTAACCTCTCTATTGCGTTGCAAGTTTCCCCACTAGATTGGTTGAGTAGATATACCGATGCATTGATGAATGGGATTGAAATCTTCAAATTATTCAACCCAGATGGCAATAATGTCCCTCTGAAACGCAACCCACCACCAGAGGAGACACCAAAACAGCAAACTTCACACTACAAGATGACAACACAAGTACAAATCATCATTGCTGCTGTTGTGTCCAGCATACTTGTGTTTTTGGTCCTCGGATTTTTGGTCATCAAGCGACGATGGAAAGCTAAGGACACTAACTCCAGCCACAGGATAACGAGGTCAACCATGATCCCGGAGTCACCTTTACCTTCTTATTTGTGTCGTTACTTTTCGCTGGCAGAGATCAAGGCTGCCACCAAAAACTTCAATGATACTTTCATTATTGGAGCTGGAGGATTTGGCAACGTGTACAAAGGATGTATCGAAGGTGGAGTCACTCCAGTTGCAATCAAAAGACTGAAACCAGAGTCATCCCAGGGTGCCCACGAGTTTAAGACGGAAATCGAGATGCTCTCTCAACTTCGTCATCGTCATTTGGTTTCGCTCATTGGATATTGTGCTGATAAAGGTGAGATGATCTTAGTGTACGAGTATATGTCCCGTGGAACCCTTCGTGACCATCTCTACCACAATAATAAACCACCTCTTTCTTGGAAGCAACGGCTTCAGATTTGTATTGGCACAGCCCGCGGGTTGCAATACCTCCACAGTGGTGCGAAGGGCACCATCATACACCGTGATGTGAAGAGCACAAACATCTTATTGGATGACAAATGGGTGGCCAAAGTTTCAGATTTTGGGTTGTCCAAGGGCACGACTAACATGTCCAAAACCCACATCAGCACGGTGGTGAAAGGTAGTTTTGGGTATCTGGACCCGGAGTACTACCGCCGACAACGTCTGACTGAGAAGTCAGACGTGTACTCACTTGGTGTAGTGTTGTTTGAGGTATTGTGTGCAAGGCCAGCAGTGATGCAGGCAGAAGAGCTGAAGCAGGTGAGCCTGGCTGAGTGGGCCAAGAGCTGTCATCAGAATGGGGAAATTGATCAAATCATTGATCCAAGTTTAAGAGGTAAGATCCCAGCCGAGTGCCTGAATAAGTTCACCGAAATAGCTATCAGTTGCATGCATGACAATGGAACAGAACGGCCGTCCATGACTGATGTTGTTAGGGAGCTTGAACTTGCATTGCAGCTTCAGCAGTGTGCAGAAGGGAATATCAACTGCACTGAAAGGATTGTTGAAACTGAACCAAGCAGTAGTGAGCAAAGACATGCCACCAACGATTCCATTAAATGTATATCAGCAACTATCTTCTCTGAGATTAACAACCCAAGTGGGAGATGA